A single region of the Vicia villosa cultivar HV-30 ecotype Madison, WI linkage group LG4, Vvil1.0, whole genome shotgun sequence genome encodes:
- the LOC131596033 gene encoding protein TRACHEARY ELEMENT DIFFERENTIATION-RELATED 7A-like yields MASIQPNFYFPYPLNPPPSPFHPFNPPPSHSFKSPPPSPLSPPSHSFPPPPPHGHPPPPSSHPFSPPPPQVRPPPSHPFSPPPPHAHPPPSPHHPISPPLPPHIRAPPPPFPPSPSPYHPTVIIIVIIASGGIALLSMLAFALFCCIQKRKKKTQETDMVHIDEHKKVTETIVPGPFGKPTVVISVEDDVHVDEVIKKNEAVGHGLHAEASKAESSQDNATTSSNESATTTTSPGREHHGIYP; encoded by the coding sequence ATGGCCTCTATTCAACCCAACTTCTATTTTCCTTACCCTCTCAACCCTCCACCTTCACCTTTCCACCCTTTTAACCCTCCACCATCTCATTCCTTCAAATCTCCACCACCATCACCACTATCACCACCATCTCATTCATTTCCTCCACCTCCTCCACACGGACACCCTCCACCACCGTCATCTCATCCATTTTCCCCTCCACCACCACAAGTCCGCCCACCACCGTCTCATCCATTTTCCCCTCCACCACCACACGCCCACCCACCGCCGTCTCCACATCACCCAATTTCCCCTCCTCTACCACCACACATCCGCGCACCCCCACCACCATTTCCACCTTCTCCCTCTCCATACCACCCTACCGTCATTATCATTGTGATCATCGCATCTGGTGGGATTGCCTTGCTTTCAATGCTCGCCTTTGCATTATTTTGCTGCATccaaaagaggaagaagaaaacaCAAGAAACCGATATGGTTCACATCGATGAACATAAAAAGGTTACAGAAACAATTGTTCCTGGTCCTTTTGGAAAACCAACAGTGGTGATTTCAGTCGAAGATGATGTTCATGTTGATGAAGTAATCAAGAAGAATGAAGCAGTTGGTCATGGTTTACATGCTGAAGCATCTAAAGCTGAATCAAGTCAAGACAATGCTACTACTAGTAGTAATGAAAGTGCAACAACTACTACTTCTCCTGGTCGTGAACATCATGGTATTTATCCATAA